In a single window of the Botrytis cinerea B05.10 chromosome 12, complete sequence genome:
- the Bcfip1 gene encoding Bcfip1 yields the protein MDIDEDDDFYAPEESAPLSLNQVAPTEAAQPEVKAEQQDEGLEEGEEEDEDEDSDSDIDIITEKKDGAPPSTKPQGAKYDKLPGSDLPSHTKSTTEADEKAPAVKTEKVKKDSETPAISGAELPGLATSKIDVNAKPMYEPAGKPITQINIDEDLNENDKPWRRPGTDISDYFNYGFDEFTWALYANKQESLRSEFDPNKIAQNNKKMFEDMNMMMAMGGMPGMQAAGGMPGMEGMTPEMMQQMQQMMAAGGMDPSQMDPSMFGGSNPAGGAGGFGGGQFGGGGFDQGMMGSGGENSNRGGGFGRGRGRRGRGNW from the exons ATGGATAtcgatgaagacgatgatttTTATGCGCCCGAAGAGAGTGCGCCGCTTTCTTTAAACCAAGTCGCGCCCACAGAAGCTGCGCAGCCTGAAGTCAAAGCCGAACAGCAGGATGAAGGTTTAGAGGAGggcgaggaggaagatgaggacgAGGACAGCGACTCG GACATAGATATTATcacagaaaagaaagatggtGCTCCGCCATCCACAAAGCCTCA AGGCGCAAAATACGATAAATTGCCCGGCAGTGATCTTCCAAGCCATACGAAATCTACGACCGAAGCAGACGAGAAAGCTCCCGCCGTGAAAACCGAGAAAGTAAAGAAAGATTCTGAGACACCAGCGATATCCGGTGCAGAATTACCTGGACTAGCGACATCAAAAATTGACGTAAATGCAAAGCCTATGTATGAGCCAGCCGGGAAACCAATCAcacaaatcaatattgatgaaG ATCTCAATGAAAACGACAAACCTTGGAGAAGACCCGGTACCGACATATCTGATTACTTCAATTACGGTTTCGATGAATTTACCTGGGCCCTCTACGCCAACAAACAAGAATCATTGCGCTCCGAATTCGACCCCAATAAAATCGCACAGAACAATAAGAAAATGTTCGAGGATATGAATATGATGATGGCCATGGGTGGAATGCCGGGAATGCAAGCCGCAGGCGGTATGCCTGGCATGGAAGGAATGACGCCAGAAATGATGCAGCAAATGCAACAGATGATGGCAGCGGGTGGAATGGATCCTAGCCAGATGGACCCCTCTATGTTCGGAGGCTCGAATCCAGCGGGGGGTGCGGGGGGTTTTGGAGGAGGTCAatttggaggtggagggTTTGATCAAGGCATGATGG